In Candidatus Flexicrinis proximus, the genomic window CGGCGAGCAGTTCGGCGCGGGTGCCGTCGAGCGTCAGCTTTGAATAGCCCTGGAGGTCGGCCACAAAGCGGTTATAGACCTGCTCCAGCAGGGCGTCCTTGTCGGCCAGCGTCCCCGCGCGATAGGCCGCCAGTTCCTCGGCGGAGACCAGCCGAAACTGCGCGGCGCCTTCGACCAGCGCCTGCCCCGTCGGCGGCCAGAAGGCGACCGAGCCGGTGGTCACTTCGAACGCGCTGGACGGGATGAGCGGGCCATCGGGCGCGGTCTGGTAATTCAGCGCGGTGATGAAGGTGGTATGCACGTCGGCGGACACGACCACGACATTCTTGATCCCCTGATCTTCGATGAACTGGAAGAATTCGGTGCGCTCCGGGGCGTAGCCCTCCCAGCGGTCAAACCCGCCCAGCCAACCGCTGAGCAGCGCGGGTTCCGGCAGCATGAGGATTTTCCACGTCACGCCGTCGGCCTGCGCACGCAGCAGATCGGCCTTGAGCTGGTCCATCTGTGGGCGGCCGAGCATCGTCCGGCCTGGCTCCCAGAATTTCGCTAGAAATCCGCGCCGCGCCTCTTCATTAAAGACGCTGAGGATCGGCACTTCGGCAACAGCTTCGTCTCGGAAGCTGCGGGCGTCCACTATGAACATGGCCGCGTCGCTGCCGAAGGTCTGATAGCGGTAAAGCTTGGGCCGGCCATCAAAGCGCGGGTCGCCGGTATCCTGCCAGACCGTGTCAGCCAGGGGATGATATTCAAAGAACGCTTGCATCGCGTCGCTGTACAACCGCGTCCGGTTGATCAGCAGCGCCGGATCGTTGGCGAATTCAGGCATGCTGAACGGCCCCGCGCCTCCGGCAAAATCGTTGGTGACCTCATGGTCGTCGATGCACGCATATAAAGGAACAGCAGCGCGCACTTCCGGCCAGTAATTCCGGCCAAACCGTTCGCTGTAGACTTCCCCGTGCTTCAGGCGGAAATCCTCCAGCGTTTCGCACTGCCCCTTGTTGACGGCTTCGCTGGGGTAATCGGCATAGATCGTGTCGCCCAGCACGACGAAGAACGCCGGTTCGCGCTCGACGACATTGCTCAGCGCCACATACGGCCGCAGTTCGCCGCGCCAATCGCCGGTCACGCCGAAGCGCAGTCCGCGCTTTCGGTCAGTGGGCGGCGGTCGTAAACGTCCCGCTCACGGCCTTGGTCTGCCCGGCTGCAACAACCTCATAGGTATAGGACGTCCCCGGCGTCAGCCCTTCGACCATCACTTTAGCTGGCTGCAGCGTGTCTGTCACGGTGACCGTCAACTGGCGATCTGCTTCGCCAGCCGCCTGCACTGTAAAGGTCAGCGTGCCGGGCACATCAGTCCGCGCCCAGAGGACGGCGCGGGTGTACGTCAGATCACCGGAAGCGATGCCGTTGGGCAGGCCGGGTGTTTCAACCTGCGCGGATGCGCTTCCCTGCGACAGCAGCGAGGCCGCCTGCGACAGCCGTCCAAACGCCGCGACTGCTGCCGCCGTTCCCATCGCCTTCATGAATTCGCGCCGCGACATATAACGAAGGAAGCCGCGCGCGGCCTCTTTCTCGATACTGGTCCAGAGACGGGTGAAGTTGAAGGGCGGTTCTGCTGGCGGATGAGTCATGATTGCGTTCTCCGTAACCGTCCCCGCCGTGGCAGCCTGACTTGAAACCGTGCAGCGCCGCCATAGGACGGGGAATTATCCAGTATAGCAGGCATGACCGAATGGGCGGCGTTTCACCGGCTCAGCAGATAGGCGATGAGGTCATTAATTTCGCCTTCGGTCAGTTGAGTCGCATATTCGCGGTACATGATGGCGCGGAACCCCCGGCACCAGATAGGCATCCGGCTCGACGATGCTGCGGTGCAGGTAATCCTCAGGGCTGATATAGCCGGGACGGGTTGCCGCGCGTTCCGCGACGCCGGTAAGCGACGGGCCGAGGCTGAACACGCTCTGGGTGTCGGTGTGGCAGTTGACGCAGGCCGGGGCGACTCCTTTGCCCTTGTGGAAAAGCTCATGCCCGCGATCAGGGTCTCCCGGCGCGGTCAGCACATACGGTGTCGCTGAAGGCTCCGGCGTCGGGCTGGCGGTTGGGGTAACGGTCGGGGTCGGCGTTGCGCTGGGGGTGGATGTGGCGGTTTCCGTCACGGTCGGCGTTGCGCTGGGCAGAGGCGTGGCCGTCGCGGTCGGCAGTGTGGGGTGGCGGTCGCGGTTGGCGTCCGTGTCGCGGTCGCTGTCGCAGTGAAGGGCGGCGCGGCATAGGTTCCGCACCCGGTCAAGGCCAATACAGCGGAAATGGTCAGCAGCACGCGGCGCATAGTTGGCTCATCGAGATCCAGATGTCAATGTCAGAGTGATAAGGGGACACTGCCCCCGGACCTTGCGGGAGCTTCCCGCGTTCTTCGTCTCCGGCATACACACCCTGGACGAAGAAGGGTCAAGGGGGACGGCCGGTCCCCCTTGAGTAGCGGTTATTACCCGACTTACATGCCTGGGGCGATCTTGACCACGCCACCCATCATGCCCGGCGCGAAGGCAATCGTGCCGAAGCTAACGTACAGCGAGCCGTCCGGTCCCTTGGCGATACCGAACGGGGCAAGCAGACCTTCGGCAACGGGGGTTGCGCCATCTGCCGTCACGCTGACCACGCTGCCCGGGCCAGGGCCTTGTTCACCGAAAATGACCAACTGCACGGCATACAGGGTGTCGCCATCGAGCAGGATATCGCTGACCGCATTGAGGCCGCCGAACGTCTCGGCCAGCGCGCCGCCCGACCAGCGCTCGATCTTGCCGGCGCCGGGGGCCAGACCAGCCCCCAGGAACCCGACATACAGGTCGCCATTTTCAGCGACTTCAACCGAGGTCGGCACGGAGTTGTCCGGCCAGGCGGCGACTACCGCCAGCCCGGCGTCCGCCGTCCAGCTCAAGAGCGCGTTCGCGCCCGCGTCGGTGATATACATCGTGCCATCCGCGCCCCAGGCGATGTCCGAGACGTTGCTGTCGATCTCGTTACCGTCGGGGTTGTTGACTGCTTCGAAGTTGCTCAGGCTGATCACGCGCAGCGTGCGCTGCGTCTCGGCGTCGAGTTCGACGATCGTGTCGGCCTCAGTAGGCGCCCCCTGCGGCGAAGAACTGCTCACCAGCCAGACGGATGTCCCATTGGGGATCGCGCGGTAGATGCCGATGGTTTCGGTGGGCATCGCATAGCTCGGCAGGCCGCTGATCCAGGGATTCGATAGGCCTTCCGGCGTCATCATCAGCACCGAGCCGGACAATCCATAGCTCACCGACATCATCACCGCTGGGTCTTCCATTGATGGGACTTCGATGACACCCTCGCCCCCGGTCCCGGCCACCGCGATGAGCAGATTGCCGTTTGCGTCAAAGGCAACGCCGCGCGGCGCGTTCAGATAGTTGACCACCAGATCCCCCGGCAGCGGCGGCATATCTTGTGCCGAAACCGGCACAACCAACATCAAAAGTGCAGCCAAAATCCCTACCAAAACTCTCGTAGTACGCATTCTTCCCCCTCCATCGTGTTTTGAAGCGCGCGACCCTCTGATTATCCGCGCGGCACGAGCAGCGATATCCACTCGTGAAACAAAGATTAGCACAGATTCAATTTGAGCGGTCAAGGTTTTCGCGGGCATGAAAGCAGGTCGTTTGAAGGCCGAATCCGATTCTTCCCGTAGCGGTTCGACCCGATTATTAGCACAGCGGGTTAGAACGGTTGTAATCACGAATCTCTATCTTTGTGTTCGGCTGGTATAACGGAATTCCAACCAATACTAATCGTAAATCTAGTGGACAGACGTTCCAGAAACGTGCTATAACTGACTCAACGTTAGATCATACCAACCCCCAGACCCGGGGGTTGCTTATTCCAACTTTTCCTCCTATTTTCGATACCGTTGGAATGTGCTGCCGCATAGACAGCGCGGGTGGGTTAACGCTGGATTATGTTGGAAATTTGTGATGTGGGGCAATTGTGCCCTGCATTGAGTACAGGAGTATGCGACGCATGGGTTCACCAGCCGCAGCCGATAAGAACGCCCTGCACGATTTAGGCTACAAGATTTTTCTCGACCGTTATGCCCTCAAAGACATGACCCGTCAGACGC contains:
- a CDS encoding alkaline phosphatase D family protein gives rise to the protein MTGDWRGELRPYVALSNVVEREPAFFVVLGDTIYADYPSEAVNKGQCETLEDFRLKHGEVYSERFGRNYWPEVRAAVPLYACIDDHEVTNDFAGGAGPFSMPEFANDPALLINRTRLYSDAMQAFFEYHPLADTVWQDTGDPRFDGRPKLYRYQTFGSDAAMFIVDARSFRDEAVAEVPILSVFNEEARRGFLAKFWEPGRTMLGRPQMDQLKADLLRAQADGVTWKILMLPEPALLSGWLGGFDRWEGYAPERTEFFQFIEDQGIKNVVVVSADVHTTFITALNYQTAPDGPLIPSSAFEVTTGSVAFWPPTGQALVEGAAQFRLVSAEELAAYRAGTLADKDALLEQVYNRFVADLQGYSKLTLDGTRAELLAGSLICGHSFGWTEFDIDAATQELTITTYGIRAYDLAALTNSTDEVLSRTPEVLSVVRARPSS
- a CDS encoding PhoD-like phosphatase N-terminal domain-containing protein, with translation MTHPPAEPPFNFTRLWTSIEKEAARGFLRYMSRREFMKAMGTAAAVAAFGRLSQAASLLSQGSASAQVETPGLPNGIASGDLTYTRAVLWARTDVPGTLTFTVQAAGEADRQLTVTVTDTLQPAKVMVEGLTPGTSYTYEVVAAGQTKAVSGTFTTAAH
- a CDS encoding ScyD/ScyE family protein, producing the protein MRTTRVLVGILAALLMLVVPVSAQDMPPLPGDLVVNYLNAPRGVAFDANGNLLIAVAGTGGEGVIEVPSMEDPAVMMSVSYGLSGSVLMMTPEGLSNPWISGLPSYAMPTETIGIYRAIPNGTSVWLVSSSSPQGAPTEADTIVELDAETQRTLRVISLSNFEAVNNPDGNEIDSNVSDIAWGADGTMYITDAGANALLSWTADAGLAVVAAWPDNSVPTSVEVAENGDLYVGFLGAGLAPGAGKIERWSGGALAETFGGLNAVSDILLDGDTLYAVQLVIFGEQGPGPGSVVSVTADGATPVAEGLLAPFGIAKGPDGSLYVSFGTIAFAPGMMGGVVKIAPGM